The Rosa rugosa chromosome 3, drRosRugo1.1, whole genome shotgun sequence sequence ggcatctattagtgaatcacgctctcgtaccgggctggtggttattaatagtattaaatcgtaatcacgtctgtggccggacgagtggttacgttcagttagagctctagtctgtctgccaaatgtggagtgaccttatgagtgaaattgagagtaactcataagtgtctatatatatgtggtaaccttatgagggaaattgagagtaactcataagggtctatatatatataatgagtctgtctgccaattgttgagtagtgatgtgagggtaatgttgaggttacttgagactgtgagttgtcaagtatgagtgatgttgaggttacttgagactgtgaggagtcttatgtgagaagtgttgaggatacttgagtcttttaagaatgagttcttaaaagagagcctcaagagtatccttccttttatggtgatcgtgttgagttataataattgtaaggaaataaatcaacaattctttcttgtttactcatactggctgtaaaaagcttaccgggttttgtattgttgcaactctcggtacactattcaaattgtgtagcgggtaatcctacaggacaggagaaccaggacggtgatcgtgcggttagagcaattgttagagttttacagcaattgtaagttgtgaggtgtgttatgctcatttgagctttacaatatattgtgagagtgaattgtaataatgaactcgaagtttcgagatttggattttgtaattgtaattattcaggtttcggatttgaatttattattcaaaattcggggcgtgacagtttggtatcagagcgtaaggtacatatttggtgataatcagtactccccgagtgatggcccgtctgcagcggatccccatcatatactcttcgatactggtataatcattgggtttgtcttagtatggggtctagacagcgtgtatgtctgtaggacggtagagttgtcttctaagttcgtattagaataagtttagtttccgcaggttgtaatcttcgaggaatagagacctctagatttaactctgatgagtcggtgagatttgttttatggaagtgaggtccttttggatgttgaagtgtttggttgaaggcatgatgttgacctatgcacgtacctagtgtggatacgagtatgaattgttataaattttgtctttttaagttggatatacagatgtttttggatgggatgtacgtatcaaggattaaatatcttgttttgtaatgagatgtccttgtggagtttgttagtagggttgaggttagggaagaaattattgcggttacttcttccttgtgcatgtaagttgttaagcaaggtttaaggtgcgagacaagaattttattttgtgctcgatggttagagatgagagaccattgttttgggttgtcgttgagtactataattccttcagaatcaggattgttggtagaattggaattagtagtagttttggtgattcagaatttgaattgagttcgcgagatgtgtcttatatacgtggttgatgttgcttgcatcattttggaacgatacgttacgattcacaaggaaaactggatttgaaatttattcatttgaacaccatgggttgatgacctgaccgtgacttgtgaatatagttttattcaagtgaatgaaattgaattttgtggcctttgtgtggtgaactagttttcttaagttttggatcgtagtatggagatggactgcagtgaatttgaagttgttgtgtgttttaagtttaagtaggcgagacacttaaagttttgcaatggagttgattttggtgtaattaattgggagagttagaatcagttcttgtgaatgatgttggatgagagtgtgtgcctttggtgattgattttaggtgatatagttaaacgcaatttcggatattgattttagtgactttgttaggtatccatagtggttcaagtgaattactatgtgatatggagtttgattcgatttctgaatcgctaaatgttagggattgaattgtggtgagtttttgttgaagcaattgatagatggaattatcgagattctataagagttgtaagagtaactctaaagacgtgggtttttcctagctaactcaggatgtgtttagctttataaatccctaatcctatcgatgaaattgtttgtgtttggtttgactcagaggatactagctagacctcgatgcgacttaattgattgttggattctttttgagtgattgtttttattgcatcattatgaaagatgtgtgcagtagagttgtttatggttttgaaaatagtattgggtgaccaaggttcgatccttagtgttgttgttggttaaacaaaaagaagaaacgacatgcatgcaatcttattgattttatattacaaaaaggaaaacgaggactatgctatgctaagcctagtcagcagctccggatggattgaggctgagctcaagagaaacgttagagccactgttgtaaccgcctgagccaccagaatagtaaccaaatgcgctaccttcctcggaagtagtcttcgggttaccaaagacgtcctcgccgtgcacggggaacagatgaagagtttcaacctcctggtgatctcctcctcgttgttgcagggatggttgtcctcctgttgtgccaaaagagttgtactggtattagtgttgaagtgtgaggaagaatatgaaacaaaatttaaatcaagaaatccttcattaccagtagaatcggtggaaccaaagttgagattaatggatctaccatcatcagtagaactagtggacccaaaattgatgtcaatggatccaccagctggcccaaaattgatgtcgatggatccaccagcaccagtagaaccagtggacccaaaattgagatcaatggatccaccagtaccaggagaactagttcccatgggcacttgagcagcctgattgcacctcttcatctgcttctctcgagccctgacattctggaaccaaaaataaatgttcttgccctcaacatgtccatactggttcagccggagacagatctcgtgaatgtgctctgtagttgggcacttaattcccttgtcgtagtaaagatccttgaggatccttatttgatctggagtaggaacccacctggcacggcttcgccagaaatctgtgttggcactactcccggctgcttggttgtttcctccatcctcgatttgttgctgggtttgtagctccatcagttgcagagttcgtgattccatggtgatgggttgaggggatgtgaagatcgaagagtaaagttgtcgagtgtttgaaggagttgttgttaaagggattaaggatgatgatggtgggatggagatctgaaagttcagaggaaagatgggattgaatcaactagatgggagagaagatcagaagagaaggattgaaattgatgaagaaaggatttgagtttcgagaggaaggctgaagagtttgagagagaatggctggggaaaatttcttttctttggtgtgaacagtttttctccaggatgcacctatttatagaacaaggtgagcagatctccaccgttggatggacggtctctgagattcattctacgcgttggattaaagtcgcctgaaaacacggaaaagctgttggcgcgtggagagcgtgtgaGGGGACTGAgagaatctcgaggcgctgtggcagacagctttagccgaaagtaaATTTGacttccgtaaatcacggaagagacgtgtcgtgacacgtggagtgtaccgacagtttgtttttattctatcgcttatgatagaataaataaaaggagttgcatggatagtaacgagagcagctggtgctctagtggttgaagagcaaggctcttgtacaagaggtcagaggttcgaaccttgcctctcgtttatttttattatgttcgcttatgacataataagtataacatttgtacacattatattaagcacagcttgtgctccagtggttggagacaaaggtttcgtgcagcaggttgaggtttcgaaccttgcctctcccgttattttatttatgtcgcttatgacataataaatataacacgtgagcatatattaatgaaggcagctcttgcttcagtggttgggagcaaaaccttcgtgttcgaggtcgggagttcgaaccttacctcttacaaatatttttggatctcgtatatgcttgatatacggacgtatatacggtatgtacggtatgcatacgtatatacggtctgtacggtatgcatacgtatatacagtctgtacggtatgcatacgtatatacggtctgtacggtatgcatacgtatatacggtatgtacaatttcataccgtagccgagctggaagttggtgggccgattggtaggcccaaatagtaagcccaattgttcggcccgattggtaagcccaaatgttaagcccaattgttcggcccaaatggtaggcccaaatgttaagcccaatcgttcggcccgaatggtaggcccaaatgttaaacccaaattggttcgggccggttcgaaatttggatggttcggtttcttcggcccaaatggccagccctagtgcttagcccaaggattgagtaagcccaagtcatcatcactgggtgacataatttattggcgtgctttttgGAATcaattgttttgagtgatgctaattgagtagcgaaacgctttgtgggaatgttactgtgcttgtatgccagtacagggtgatgatctatgagatgatctatgtgaagatctatgtgataaTCCATGCGATgtttttgtgtaattgatgtggattgtTGTTGAggagttgttttgtgaatttacatcgtgatgaaaggatttagtggccataggaatgtatttttatacaaagggatgtggctttgtagattactacagttttgggaaagatggagatttgatggttaggttaaccgtaatcgagagcaattaacttgcgcttaaatttcgggacgaaatttctttaaggagggtagattgtaataccccgaaaaatccaaattaaattccgtggatttttagaaatgatttcacgatattgggagcgagtacgaggctcggagaaattgtggaattagttcgaacgattaattttcgaaaacgaacgttatttaggggctcgcgaaagttgactttttatacgttcaaaatttggaaaaacttccttcgtgaaagttgtagagctcggcgatacgatcgcgtgtatatgtcgaacgaaatttttggagttcgtacgattatgttacgaattttggaaatatgagattcttttttataatctcttttcctcggattctcttttttttttcttttctttttcttccttttccttttccttttcctttcccccggtctccttccttctttttctttttctcttttttttcttctttctctctctcggccgaacCGAACCAAAAACAGAGCAAATCATCATCAACTCACCTCTCCCACCTCAAAGCACCAGACCACATCCCACGCCTTCACCTCGTCCTTCCGTAGCCGccagtggcagccttgcaccacAACACGGCCGGCAGCGGCAGCGGAGGACACGGTTCCgttttgagctcg is a genomic window containing:
- the LOC133735422 gene encoding protein WUSCHEL-like, translating into MESRTLQLMELQTQQQIEDGGNNQAAGSSANTDFWRSRARWVPTPDQIRILKDLYYDKGIKCPTTEHIHEICLRLNQYGHVEGKNIYFWFQNVRAREKQMKRCNQAAQVPMGTSSPGTGGSIDLNFGSTGSTGAGGSIDINFGPAGGSIDINFGSTSSTDDGRSINLNFGSTDSTGGQPSLQQRGGDHQEVETLHLFPVHGEDVFGNPKTTSEEGSAFGYYSGGSGGYNSGSNVSLELSLNPSGAAD